The Hordeum vulgare subsp. vulgare chromosome 4H, MorexV3_pseudomolecules_assembly, whole genome shotgun sequence genomic interval TATTGCCCACCTTTTCTCTCCCCATGTCGTAAGAACTCTAGCCATGTTCCTCAGCAGTATATCAAGACACACAAACAGGTCGGTGATCTCGATGACACACACCCATGCCTCACGGACCACATCTAGAAACCCTTCCAACTTCACAGAAAACAGCTCAAATCTAAATCTCTTCCTCGATTGTAGTTGCTCTTCAAGCTAGAGGAACAAAGGGCAGTGGTCCGAGGATGATGAAGAGAGAGCATGTAGCAAACAATCTCGGTGATCCAACTACCAAACCAATGAAATGAATGCACGTTCAATTTTAGGCAAGATGGGCAATTCCCTCTCGTTACTCAATGTGAATCTACGTCCATGCAAGAACAACTCCTTTAGCGCATTATCATCAACAAATCTTGTAAACCTCCCCCTCATTCTTCGATCCAAATTGAAGTTGCTCTTATCTGCCGCATGAAGGACGAGATTCAACTCTCTGATGATAACACAAGGTCCTCGGCATAGCAATTGTCTCTCCAAGAGTTCATGAAGGAAATCATTTTTTTGCACATCCTCCTAAGGGTCATGAACGACAAAGAGACACCATGACGACCCTTCGCTGGGTGAGACGTATCCGATGATGAAATTGGAATCATTGACAAGATTCGAAAGTTGTATCCTCATGGAGTCCCAAGTGAGGAAAATGCATCCCCTCGTGTGTGATGCACACAAGTAATAAAAACCATCATAAGATGGCGTGACATTGCATTGTATTATGAATTGGTACACCCGCTCCAATTTTGTTTCGAGGATAGAAATGATCATTGCGTGCAATGAGTCCACAAATTCCCTGAGAGCTTTCTTTTTGCGTTGGCGAGATGTTAGGAGTTTCAGCTTAGCCTATCCTAATTTGTTTGAGGCTAAATAACTTTTTGTACTGTATTACCTTAAACATAGGTAAGCACATAAGTAAATAAAGCAGGATATGTATCATTGGGGCCTGGGGTAAAAATTGCATACATCCTCGATACAGGTCGTTGTCGGCAACTTACCTACGCATGCGATTTTGATATTGTAGATGTTTGAGTTAATTACTTCAACTCATATGGGTAACAGTGCTGTCATTAGCGAAGTTATTCGATAACCGAAATAGTAACGCATATGTATGCACCACAATGTGTAACAGTGTTATCACTAGCGAAGTTATTTACAATGTGTAACGTATATGTATGCACTACAATGTGTAACGTATATGTATCCACCACAATGTGTAACAGTGCTATCACAACGATTTTGATACGTATTGTAGATGTTTGAATTAATTACTTCAACTCATATGTGTAACAGTGCTATCACTAGCGAAGTTATTCGATAACCgaagtacttcctccgtcctaaaataagtgtcttaagcttagtataattttatattagagctagtacaaagttgagacagttattttgggatggagggagtagtaacgTATATATATGCACCACAATGTGGTGCCCGAGGCCGGTAAGATCCCGGAAACCCATGGCTAATCACATGGCATCATGCCCATGACGGCCGGAAAAAACGACGCTCTTAGTCAATGCTCCCTTTAGATCTCGGAGATGGCATCCACACTCCGCCTTTATCGCCGGTGACTCACGAAAACGAGGACTTTTCACATGTTGTTGCCTTGGCCATTCAGCTCTGCAAGCTTAGGTAGCTAGAGGGCAGACTTGCACTAGTTCTAGTGTTAGTGCTGTACCATGACAAAGTGGGTGCCTCCTCTCGGTCTCAGGTTCTCACTTCCTcctctgctgctgctggtggcAGTGATTGCTCCCGTCCATGCCTATGGCAAACTTGAGGTCGGGTTCTACAGGCATTCGTGCCCCGACGCCGAGGCCATTGTTCGCAGGATCgtcaccatggctatggaagaTGACCTAACAGTCACCGCGCCGCTGCTAAGGCTCCACTTCCATGATTGCTTCGTCAGGGTAAAATACTTTGCCTTGGGTCTTTAGCTTGGGTCTTTAACTGCTAATGGCAGTTACTCACTTCGTGAGTGACATGAGGTGCAGGGTTGCGATGGATCAGTGCTGGTCAACTCGACCAAGACCAACATCGCGGAGAGGGACGCCAAGCCGAACCACACCCTGGACGCCTTCAACGTGATCGACACCATCAAGGAGAGGCTGGAGGAGAAGTGCCCAGGCACCGTCTCCTGCGCAGacatcctcgccgtcgccgccagagACGCTGTCTCGCTGGTAATATAATACAATTAAGcctctcctttcctccattcagatATCAGAATGCATCATCAAAGCTAGTGTTGAGTTGGGGTTTGAGCGTTGCTGCATTTTTCCAATTAACCAGGCTACTAAGGTCGTGACCAAGGGGGAATGGAACAAGGACGGCAACTTGTACGAGGTGGAGACCGGCCGGCGAGACGGCCGCGTGTCGAGCGccaaggaggcggcggcggagttgCCTGATTCCTTTGATGGAATCCAAAAGCTCATCAAGAGGTTTGCGTCCAAGGGCCTTGGACTCAaggatcttgttgttctatcaggtAATTCTTGACCACCAGGCAGTTTATACTTTCGAATCTTGCCAGTCTTTTATAGGACAAGTTGCAGTAACCGTAGTGGAAAGTTCTTTACGGTTGCCCCAGTTGTACGCACTACGCACGACCCCGCTACATTCTTAACTTGACTGAGTTAGACGATGCCCACATTGCTGCGAGAATACTTTCTGTTAGAATACATTTAGATTAATAATATGAGAATTGGAACTGAAAATACATATGATTCATTATTTTGTATAGTTGTAAAATATCTATGTGTAATATAAATAGCATAACAAAATGTCAACGGATGAGCCTTTTCCATGCATGATAGCCTAGTGAGGTGGACTTTTCCCGGGCATGGTTTGATCTTTTATCTTTCTTTTTTGCGGGGGTATGATACATGCTAGTAGATGATATCCCGTACTTTGTTGCTGGAATTGGTTGCACAATATTCTATGAGATTTGTTTGTATGAAGCATGAGAGCAAGTATAATAGGATGACGTAGGCGAGCTGTAAgacttaaaataatatatttatgaTGAGTTGGAAGAGAGGGAAGAGGAGAGAGAAAAAAAGCGGGCTACAAACTAACAGCCGACTGTAACACGTGCTCCTAGACACTTTGTGAGAGAGGATGATGGGCCTTGTATCAATAaagtagtactccctctgtaaagaaatataagagcatttagatcactaaagtagttatctaaatgctcttatatttatTTACGGAGGGAATACTTATTTACATCTACCTACTGTATTTGCGGGCTATAAGCTTGGCTATAGATGACGTATCAATATCATATAGCCACGAGCTGGCtgtattattaaccatgctctgatAATTTGGAAATAATATGAAAACTGAAAATGAAAATACAtatgatttgcattatttgatCATGGTGAACATAAGTAGCACAATTCATCGAAAAATCTTTCTCATGCATGGTTGCATATTGATGTGATATGGTTGTACAGCGAGAGGATTAATTAATGGTAGTCATCAATTTTATATGAGGTGATATCACCACTAGTGCTTAAACTTCTCACCGATGTTCACTTTATTGCCTAAACTTGAAAAATACGTTAAACTGGCTCTAGAACTTGGCACAAAGGTGCATATACGGTAATAATCTCATCCATAGACGTATAATGCGCTGATGTGGCACTATATTTTGACCAACATGCACACGTGGCATGGGACCCGCTTAGAACATATGTCAGcacaaagaaaaactaaaaaataaaaattgcagccTTTCGGTCTAAAAAATAAGCAGAATTAGCTAGCAACTCTTCCTCCAAATTTTTTTATACTCGGCGACGATAAAGACTCTTAATGTTCGTCGAGGAAGACGTGTTAGTTTTACTAGATATTTGTAAAAGCTTTGTCAACTATGATCACAGTAAaaaaattaaattaaatattCGTGTCTCATAGATATTATACTGACAAATAGCATAACTTATTTATAAATTGTTCAAATAAAATATTCACACTTTTATTAATATTTGCTTGTAATAACTTTCACTCGTGACACATATTCATAACTTTTACATAACTGAAATATAGTTAGATGTAAATatttataataataaaataattttaaaTTTTGCATTGGTATGAATATTTTTTGTTAtgaaaaaaattctaaaacaacAAACTTAGGAATTTCAAAATGTGCATATAAATATTTATTTTTTTGTATAATTAAAACAATAATTGTAATTTGTAATTTTTCTTTATGATATTATAAACTATACAGACATTTTTATAACAAGAAATACAATTTAGTTTGTATGATTTGTCTAAAAATAGTAAATTAATACTATTTAAAATTACGTGCACATTATGGTAAATAAGTTATATTTCATATGTATAATATTTATAACACACTAGTACTTTAACTTTATATTTATTGCTATCATTATAATTTACGTACTTTTTGCAAATTTAAGAGAAAAACTAACATTGACCGCACTTATTCGAGCCCATTGAAACCATATGGATATCCCAAAAAAAACGTACATGCATGTGGGTGTATATAGATATGATGGTTACACACTTTGTACACCTAATCTTAATTGTGGGGCGGCTAGGACACGTTGTCGCTATCCTCTAGAAGCTAGTTCAAATCATTTGTACAGCAAATTTTAActgagttttttttccttttgtgtgTGTCACGTCAGCGCACTATACGTCATATAGATAGGATTACCATTGTATATGAACGCTTGTGTCAAGTTCTAAAATCAGTTCGATGTATTTTTCAAGTTCAGGCATCAAAGTGAACATCAATGACAAGTTTAAGCATCACCGGTGATATTACCTGATTTTATATACTCCTAGTGTATTATTTATTTCAATTAATTAAACTCGTGTGTGATCAGGTGCCCACTCGCTAGGGAATTCACACTGCCCATCTTTAGAGAAGAGACTACGTAATTTCACGGCTGATGACGATATAGACCCTACCCTGGACAAGACGTACGCGGCAACACTAAAGCAACAGTGCACAAATTCTGATGACAACGTGACGGAGGTGCAAATGGTGCCGGGGCGCTCGACAAGTTTTGATGCAACCTACTACCGCCTCGTCACAGAGAACAAGGGCCTTTTCCACTCGGACGAGGCCTTGTTGAGTAATGGTGCTACAAAAATGCTCGTGTATGGTTACAtgagtttggagaagagattcCTTAAGGACTTTGGGGTATCTATGGTGAATATGGGGAGGGTTGATGTGCTCGCCGGTAGCGAGGGGGAGATCAGGAGAACATGTGCCGTTCTCAACTAATATAAACTACCTAGTTGTTCTGTGGTGTATGTGGTGTTCAATCTTGTCAATTTGCTTTTGTTCAATAGATGTGTAGGAATTAAAGTTTTAACTTCAGAATTGTCAGCTTAATCTTTTGTTGGCATTTATAGTCCTAATGTTTATCATAACATGTTGCATATATTTTTATCGTCTTCTTACAGACCTATCGTGAGCAATCATTATTGTTCTTGAAATGGATTGAGTACCCAGTGTCTGTATCAAGTGATAAAGATACCCATTCTTATTGCATGCCGTCGATCCTTATAAGAAATGTAAAAAGAAGTatcaagggaaattaaataaaccGCAATAGAAATTACATTTTACTAATTTATACGTCACAAACACTATAGCTAGACAACAACACAAACCGGCTAAACATATCACATGTATACCATCTCTAAGTGCTTGGACATAGATACAAAAAATACATCTTCGTGAACCACTTTGAAATCTAGTGAATAGTATTACGTTCAATTTGCAAAAAATGAAAATTTAATTTTTGATAGAAGATATCACTCTGCCAATCCCACATAATCATCTGGTTACGCTGGAGACCAAATTCTCGATTACTACTTCTAAAACAAGGAAAAAGACTTGTCATTTACATTGCTTAAGAAGAAGAGAGTTGTCTAAACAAATTGATCAGACACACAAAAAGTTATATCATCAAGGTATCATGTTGGCCCATCGAATTACTTCTCCACGAGCAAGTGACTCCGCTTCACCTAGCGACCACCGACATAGCCCAAAACACACAGGCCATGAGAAGTCGCATGCAGATCGAAGCCAAACAATCAGCCACACGTCAAGGCAGCTATGGATGCGTGAATGATCTACGATGGAGAAGTATGCAAGACTAGAGCTGCAAAGGATCACCTAGTTGGTCACCTATGACATGTCATCATGGCCGCATGAGTCTTGTCATTGCCGCGAACACACCGAAGAGTTGACTACTACAACCTTGCCGTGACCTGATGGCCTACAAGACACAGAGGGTTGTCTAGTGACTTCATGTAAGTATCCTATACAATTATCATCCCAACCAGGAGCGGAGGAGAATATTAATTAAAGTGTTTCTACCGCACATAAATTATAAAAGATTGTGTGAAGTAATTGCCTGAAAATCTGCAGATACTATTATTGCCTCATGAAACAAATATACGAGAGTGGTGAAAGAGTTGATGATTGCAGTGAGAATAATAGAGAGCATAAAAGTAAAGAACATAAAGAAAAGTGGCTACAAATATACGGTTTGTTGTTTCCAATGAAGAGATTATGCACGAAGAAACTTTGAATTATGGTGTCCATCAAGTGTGTGAGTGCGACGGTAATATTGGTTAACTTGTATTGTGATTCTAGCGCATAGATTGTTGGTTTGTAGGTGGTTCACACTTATATGATCAAATTCCTCCATGCCGGAATTTTTCTCCCTTATTGCCATGAATCACCGTTCCCatagcatggtcgtgatcgtaatTAAGGTCATATGATCGGAATAATGCTTTAAGTGTCATGGATCCCTGTTATCCTCATTTGTCCTCCCTCCTCGTAGATACCAACACATGTCACCTGGTGGTCATGAATTTGCTAAAAATATGTGTGTTACCTATGTAGATCTTTAGATCATGTTGCATGGTCTCTTAAATTGGACAACACACATTACACTCGCCATAGATAAACAACTTACTAATCAGTCATAGAATTATTATCACAAATGACGAAATATAGAATAGGCACAAAATGAATATCACCAATCCCCTACATATCCCACGCCTATGAGTGATTACTCAAGCATGAGGGGGAAATAACCAAATAACGTATAGGCCAAACGAAGGGAAATCATCTCAATAGTACCAACAAAGATCCACAATAAGATGAATGATTAAATATGTCTCAGTCTCCAGATGACTACTAATAAATTTCAAACCCTAATCTTACAACTGGAAGTTTCTCTCTCCATGATGGTGTTTGCGATGAATGGAATGGGATCTGAGCGGAAGAGGCGGAATGGATCTTCAAGACTCTTCCTTCTCTAGATCTCTACTATCTCTGTTCTGGTGGTTGTGACGGTGGCCCCTTTCTATATTTGTGATCGAAAAAACGCGACATTTGGTGTTGGAACATAAGACGACCATGAGTGAGTCACTGTGATGTTATTTACGTATGGACTGCTTAGTTGGTTCACCAAACTTAAAGAAGAGACGGTGTTATTTCAAGGCAATATGTACGCTCGTCAAAATATTAATAATTAATGGCCTAGGAGCATTCATGCACTGGACGACAATTGGCACGTGAGACAAAAAGAGAGAAATAGTCAGGGAGAGGCAATTGTGAGGGTGAGGTTGTAATATGTAACTGAAGTGGTAACATGGCAATGTTATGACGTGGACAATCTGCATGTTGGAAGAACGCCTTATAGTGTGGATGAACTTCCTAATAATGTAAGATAAGAtttcccaagcttaggttcttgcctAACAAAGACTACTCCTCTTCACCGCCATGGCCATGGAGCCACAAGTAATCATTTGGTACCAGTGGCGAAGGCAGCTATCTGGCAAGCTTTGGCGCTCGCCATACCTAAGCAAACCTGCTCGTTGCAAATATACGTACTATTATACTGCTTTTTAGGACATATACGTAGCTCCTGTTGGGCCTGGTTAGACGTTTTTTGATGGGCCTGGTTCGCCACAACTCCATTAAAATCAAGTGCGGCCACTACACGACCAAACCTTGCACTGCAaactgcttgtgtgcttgttcatGAAACAGCGGTCGTGCATGGTTGAGACGACGACGGATACATCAGTAGGGCACGACAACGCGCTAGCGCGGCGCCTTCGACCGTCAAGTGGCAACCGACGACCGTGACCCGGCCAGGCCGCGAGGGTGAGCAGATCTTGACGCTTGCATGTTATTCATGACGAGTTGTCGTTGACTGATATTGAACTAGATATAAACTATTAAAAACGGGGTACATGAGTACGTTCTCCAGTTTtagatccaatcatctatgtacaTTTTTTTTACGGGAAATCACATATGTACTTGCGCATTATATTTATTTCAATACTCACATAGTTAAAAAACTAATTGATTATTTTCCTCTTGTAGCTGCGATatggatacttaaaagaactgttCTTACTGAAATTAAGAATGAAATTCAAAATAAACCTAGAAGAATGCCACTGCCACAGTGTACTTAATAAAAGTAAA includes:
- the LOC123446511 gene encoding peroxidase 56-like translates to MTKWVPPLGLRFSLPPLLLLVAVIAPVHAYGKLEVGFYRHSCPDAEAIVRRIVTMAMEDDLTVTAPLLRLHFHDCFVRGCDGSVLVNSTKTNIAERDAKPNHTLDAFNVIDTIKERLEEKCPGTVSCADILAVAARDAVSLATKVVTKGEWNKDGNLYEVETGRRDGRVSSAKEAAAELPDSFDGIQKLIKRFASKGLGLKDLVVLSGAHSLGNSHCPSLEKRLRNFTADDDIDPTLDKTYAATLKQQCTNSDDNVTEVQMVPGRSTSFDATYYRLVTENKGLFHSDEALLSNGATKMLVYGYMSLEKRFLKDFGVSMVNMGRVDVLAGSEGEIRRTCAVLN